A single Arachnia propionica DNA region contains:
- the rpsH gene encoding 30S ribosomal protein S8: MTMTDPIADMLTRLRNANQAYQESTSMPSSKIKVGIAEILKAEGYISNFELTEVEGQVGKVLKVTLKYGDSRERSIAGLRRISKPGLRVYAKANALPKVLGGLGIAIISTSQGLLTDKQANAKSVGGEVLAYVW, from the coding sequence ATGACAATGACTGATCCCATCGCAGACATGCTCACGCGTCTGCGTAACGCCAATCAGGCGTACCAGGAGTCGACGTCCATGCCGTCGTCGAAGATCAAGGTCGGCATCGCGGAGATTCTGAAGGCCGAGGGTTACATCTCGAACTTCGAGCTGACCGAGGTCGAAGGACAGGTGGGCAAGGTGCTCAAGGTCACCCTCAAGTACGGTGACTCCCGCGAGCGCTCCATCGCAGGGCTCCGTCGCATCAGCAAGCCCGGTCTGCGCGTCTACGCGAAGGCCAACGCCCTCCCGAAGGTGCTCGGCGGTCTCGGTATCGCCATCATCTCCACCTCCCAGGGGCTGCTGACCGACAAACAAGCAAACGCCAAGTCCGTGGGCGGCGAAGTGCTCGCCTATGTCTGGTGA
- a CDS encoding type Z 30S ribosomal protein S14: MAKTALKVKQSRKPKFGVRAYTRCKRCGRPKSVYRKFGLCRVCLRDLAHAGQLPGVTKSSW, encoded by the coding sequence ATGGCTAAGACAGCACTCAAGGTCAAGCAGTCCCGCAAACCGAAGTTCGGTGTGCGCGCCTACACCCGTTGCAAGCGCTGCGGTCGCCCCAAGTCGGTGTACCGCAAGTTCGGTCTGTGCCGCGTCTGCCTGCGTGACCTCGCCCACGCGGGTCAGCTTCCCGGCGTGACCAAGTCGTCCTGGTGA
- the rplE gene encoding 50S ribosomal protein L5: MSNDIEIPRLKKKYREQIVPALREEFKYANVMQIPGLTKIVVNMGVGEAARDSKIIDGAVRDLTVITGQKPTITRARKSIAQFKLREGMPIGCHVTLRGNRMWEFADRLLTLALPRIRDFRGLNGRQFDGKGNYTFGLNEQVMFLEIDQDKIDRVRGMDITFVTSATNDQEGRALLKHLGFPFKAVDDPKPVKGGRGPAFQPRKKK, encoded by the coding sequence ATGAGCAACGACATCGAGATCCCGCGCCTGAAGAAGAAGTACCGCGAACAGATCGTCCCCGCCCTGCGGGAGGAGTTCAAGTACGCCAACGTCATGCAGATCCCCGGTCTGACCAAGATCGTGGTCAACATGGGCGTCGGCGAGGCCGCTCGCGACTCCAAGATCATCGACGGTGCCGTCCGCGACCTGACCGTGATCACCGGCCAGAAACCCACCATCACCAGGGCCCGCAAGTCCATTGCCCAGTTCAAGCTGCGCGAGGGCATGCCCATCGGTTGCCACGTCACCCTCCGCGGGAACCGCATGTGGGAGTTCGCCGACCGGCTGCTGACCCTGGCCCTGCCCCGTATCCGCGACTTCCGTGGCCTCAACGGCCGCCAGTTCGACGGCAAGGGCAATTACACCTTCGGGTTGAACGAGCAGGTCATGTTCCTGGAGATCGACCAGGACAAGATCGATCGCGTCCGCGGCATGGACATCACGTTCGTGACCTCGGCCACCAACGACCAGGAGGGTCGTGCGCTGCTGAAGCACCTCGGTTTCCCCTTCAAGGCCGTCGACGACCCGAAGCCGGTCAAGGGTGGCCGCGGCCCCGCGTTCCAGCCCAGGAAGAAGAAGTGA
- the rplX gene encoding 50S ribosomal protein L24 yields MNSLHVKKGDRVKVIAGKDKGKTGEIIAVDPRAQKVTVEGVNVVKRHKRESQGANGRRIEGGIISFEAPIHVSNVQLVTKIDGKEVVTRVGYQRVDVTKRRSDGSEYQAQRSVRIAQKTGKEI; encoded by the coding sequence ATGAACTCGCTCCACGTGAAGAAGGGCGACCGCGTCAAGGTCATCGCCGGCAAGGACAAGGGCAAGACCGGTGAGATCATCGCCGTCGATCCCCGCGCCCAGAAGGTGACCGTCGAGGGCGTCAACGTCGTAAAACGGCACAAGCGCGAATCCCAGGGCGCCAACGGGCGTCGCATCGAGGGCGGCATCATCAGCTTCGAGGCCCCCATCCACGTCTCGAACGTCCAGCTCGTCACCAAGATTGATGGCAAGGAGGTCGTGACCCGGGTCGGCTACCAGCGCGTCGATGTCACCAAGAGGCGTTCCGACGGGTCCGAGTACCAGGCCCAGCGCAGCGTCCGCATCGCCCAGAAGACCGGGAAGGAGATCTGA
- the rplN gene encoding 50S ribosomal protein L14 → MIQQESRLKVADNTGAKELLCIRVLGGSKRRYAYLGDIIVATVKDAIPGGNVKKGEIVKAVVVRTAKERRRGDGSYIKFDDNAAVILKSDGEPRGTRIFGPVARELREKKFTRIASLATEVI, encoded by the coding sequence ATGATCCAGCAGGAGTCGCGACTCAAGGTCGCCGACAACACTGGTGCCAAGGAGCTCTTGTGCATCCGCGTTCTCGGTGGCTCGAAGCGTCGTTACGCCTACCTCGGTGACATCATCGTCGCCACGGTCAAGGACGCGATCCCCGGCGGCAACGTCAAGAAGGGCGAAATCGTCAAGGCCGTCGTAGTGCGTACAGCCAAGGAGCGTCGCCGTGGCGACGGCTCGTACATCAAGTTCGATGACAACGCCGCCGTTATCCTGAAGAGCGACGGGGAGCCCCGCGGCACCCGCATCTTCGGCCCGGTGGCCCGGGAACTGCGTGAGAAGAAGTTCACGCGCATCGCTTCACTCGCCACGGAGGTGATCTGA
- a CDS encoding GAD-like domain-containing protein → MDELRSDPGWVEELMGAYFKHRGGPLGVGEAASREVLERFEGVFPASILQIWRTVGFDGIANGRHWITNPLEWAPAVESWLEGLELPFPEQQWWCIARTPLGSMQLWGETSGPALNIVSVFGFLYPDSDSHRSMLDPVMRERSGCVSLLTPLKDAARDDVSRRRLVDEGFKKFGSLGPDEVFALVPAYCLTGRLDASLLAKEPAVAHVAFLGQNTEPEIRPDLMASFGDALVEQIVTQDNQPPNSSGQ, encoded by the coding sequence ATGGATGAGCTACGCAGTGACCCGGGCTGGGTTGAGGAACTGATGGGGGCGTATTTCAAGCATCGGGGTGGCCCGTTGGGGGTGGGTGAGGCGGCTTCCCGGGAGGTGTTGGAGCGCTTCGAGGGAGTGTTTCCGGCCTCGATTCTGCAGATCTGGCGGACTGTTGGTTTCGACGGTATCGCCAATGGCAGGCATTGGATCACGAATCCTTTGGAGTGGGCGCCGGCGGTGGAGTCATGGCTGGAGGGCCTGGAGTTGCCGTTCCCAGAACAGCAATGGTGGTGCATCGCCCGCACTCCCTTGGGCAGCATGCAACTGTGGGGAGAAACCTCCGGACCCGCACTGAACATCGTCTCAGTGTTCGGGTTTTTGTATCCGGATTCCGATTCTCATCGGAGCATGTTGGATCCGGTGATGCGGGAACGCTCTGGCTGCGTGAGTTTGTTGACCCCGCTAAAGGATGCTGCTCGGGATGATGTTTCGAGACGACGGCTGGTTGATGAGGGATTCAAAAAGTTTGGGTCTCTCGGACCGGATGAGGTATTCGCCCTGGTGCCGGCCTACTGCCTGACAGGCCGCCTAGACGCGTCACTTCTTGCCAAGGAACCCGCTGTAGCGCATGTGGCGTTTCTGGGACAAAACACCGAACCAGAAATACGACCCGATTTGATGGCCTCCTTTGGTGACGCGCTCGTCGAACAAATCGTCACCCAGGACAACCAGCCCCCGAACAGCTCTGGGCAGTGA
- a CDS encoding polymorphic toxin type 15 domain-containing protein, producing the protein MPDPHTHKPEQTQTQNQQQEPVGLAVAAPGAATTSVIHGTGPGLVATDGFRPALTGDGHQVLVWDTPTPQERQLIAAARHGEPLPGVQTNHTTPLPVLPHDETEPVQVVYHAGRSGTEASQHPAEFARQLSRQYEALSYLTVDEYLKGRDLYKTNKRAPNSSAIETDRAGLEKQIVIRLVREYRFDPDKAEEKAAEAVQSLAALHEPDQSLQGTHQLTSGEIVWGNGPVNSSIGGQHKPGVALLDKKARAAQQAGKGQHYLNVRVVLCGNSRLASRIRNEKTHVVVDSIEHEKHVPRSPAVDAKILARELNAKYPELSHSPPQPTTTPTQPATPNKIDQVKNILTAAFPKPAASTQAAATSKIDQVKNILTAAFPKPATPTTPKQPAKPLTPPTRHRGRNHSQNQIER; encoded by the coding sequence ATGCCTGACCCGCACACACACAAACCAGAACAAACACAGACACAGAATCAGCAGCAGGAACCAGTAGGGCTTGCTGTTGCAGCTCCCGGCGCGGCCACAACATCCGTGATACATGGAACCGGTCCGGGTTTGGTGGCCACTGATGGTTTCCGCCCTGCTCTCACCGGTGATGGGCACCAGGTTCTGGTGTGGGACACCCCCACCCCACAGGAACGCCAGTTGATCGCGGCAGCCCGCCATGGTGAACCTCTTCCCGGTGTGCAAACCAACCACACCACCCCGCTGCCCGTGTTACCGCATGATGAAACAGAACCAGTGCAGGTGGTGTATCACGCCGGTCGTTCCGGCACCGAGGCCTCGCAACACCCCGCGGAATTCGCCCGTCAACTCAGCCGCCAATACGAAGCCCTGTCCTACCTCACAGTGGACGAATACCTCAAAGGACGCGACCTCTACAAAACCAACAAACGCGCACCAAACTCATCAGCAATCGAAACAGACCGCGCCGGCCTTGAGAAGCAGATCGTCATCAGGCTTGTCCGAGAGTACAGGTTTGATCCGGACAAGGCTGAGGAGAAGGCTGCTGAGGCGGTGCAGTCTTTGGCGGCGTTGCATGAGCCCGATCAGTCTCTCCAGGGCACCCACCAACTCACCTCCGGGGAGATCGTGTGGGGTAACGGGCCGGTCAATTCTTCCATCGGCGGTCAACACAAACCAGGAGTTGCTCTCCTCGACAAGAAAGCCCGCGCCGCTCAGCAGGCCGGGAAAGGACAGCATTACCTGAATGTGCGAGTGGTTCTCTGTGGCAATTCGCGGCTCGCTTCCCGTATCAGAAACGAGAAAACACATGTCGTCGTCGATTCGATAGAACACGAGAAACATGTTCCCCGGTCCCCTGCAGTGGACGCGAAGATCCTTGCGCGGGAACTTAACGCCAAATACCCCGAACTCTCACACAGTCCCCCACAACCCACCACCACACCAACACAACCAGCCACCCCAAACAAAATCGACCAAGTCAAAAACATCCTGACAGCAGCATTCCCCAAACCAGCCGCGTCAACACAAGCAGCTGCCACAAGCAAAATCGATCAGGTCAAGAACATCCTGACAGCAGCGTTCCCCAAGCCAGCCACGCCAACCACGCCGAAGCAACCAGCCAAACCCCTCACCCCACCCACCAGACACCGCGGTCGAAACCACTCACAAAACCAAATAGAACGATAG
- a CDS encoding helix-turn-helix domain-containing protein has translation MDLSRCRIPLRDQVVACLLILRQNLPRMVVADLLGVSQPTISRIWRRITVLLEAVLLFLPGGLAEAIQQGHLILIDGTHAPYREPPSQRATATTTPGNARSSASMSRSPPPTAVTSSPSLTWCRDPDMT, from the coding sequence ATGGATCTGTCCAGATGCCGTATCCCCCTGCGGGACCAGGTGGTGGCCTGCCTGCTGATCCTTCGCCAGAACCTGCCCCGGATGGTGGTCGCCGACCTCCTGGGAGTCTCTCAGCCCACGATCTCCAGGATCTGGCGACGTATCACCGTCCTCCTCGAAGCAGTCCTGCTCTTCCTCCCGGGCGGACTCGCCGAGGCGATCCAGCAAGGGCACCTCATCCTCATTGACGGCACCCATGCCCCCTACCGGGAACCGCCCAGCCAGCGAGCAACAGCCACAACTACTCCGGGAAACGCAAGGTCCAGTGCCTCAATGTCCAGGTCGCCTCCACCGACCGCGGTGACCTCATCGCCGTCTTTGACCTGGTGCCGGGATCCCGACATGACTTGA
- a CDS encoding peptidoglycan DD-metalloendopeptidase family protein translates to MRLVKIFGMCLLLMFVMPLMTAVLGSVSPSERRNQEKNCSPSDGAASSAWSVPMGAAYRVTAQFGPRVSPITGAPDMHTGIDLASPAGDAPVLAATAGEVVRIENLGNRSYGLWVEINHGGGTTTRYAHLSSVSVRVGDRVNTGQQIAVEGKSGGVTGPHLHFEIRHDGEAVDPAKELMERFGFSFDGVPGITFNGSRAITADDVAAFLPNPQGVDQSGSLTEEQIANATAIVETGQKLGLPPKAWAIALMTALQESTLGADKSTTTPNSDVDVGIFQQRAKVGWYADGLSVEQNTAILNDVRYAAATFYQGHDMSLIAYGLNPEGAAGPPGYHLPGLIDIKDWMNRKDLGEIAQAVQKSDFPRHYTKHEATVAALLPRINTGIGSYECAPAAEGIPSNGTAGEQVAAYAMTQIGVPYSWGGGDETGPTKGFCCSPGGKDGSAIVGFDCSGLVLWAWSKLGVKLPHESSAQQRMTAPVAKENIQAGDLLFFPGHVGIADGKGGMIEAPRPGLAVRVTPDVLNDPHYGPLFTGAGRPSLPNKP, encoded by the coding sequence ATGCGATTAGTAAAGATCTTCGGAATGTGCCTGCTGCTGATGTTTGTCATGCCCTTGATGACAGCTGTTCTCGGATCGGTGTCACCTTCTGAAAGGCGCAACCAAGAGAAAAACTGCTCACCAAGCGATGGTGCTGCATCTAGTGCATGGAGTGTCCCGATGGGTGCCGCCTACAGGGTGACTGCCCAGTTTGGTCCTCGCGTCTCGCCGATTACAGGCGCACCGGATATGCACACCGGAATTGATCTGGCTTCCCCGGCAGGGGACGCACCCGTTCTGGCTGCTACGGCCGGCGAGGTAGTAAGGATTGAAAATCTCGGGAATCGATCATATGGGTTATGGGTGGAGATTAATCATGGTGGAGGAACGACCACGCGCTACGCTCACCTGTCCAGCGTATCCGTAAGAGTGGGTGATAGGGTCAACACCGGACAACAGATCGCGGTTGAAGGGAAGTCCGGGGGAGTAACGGGCCCTCATCTTCATTTTGAAATCCGCCACGACGGTGAAGCCGTCGACCCAGCCAAAGAACTGATGGAACGCTTCGGGTTTTCTTTCGATGGCGTGCCTGGCATCACCTTCAACGGTTCACGAGCCATTACGGCTGACGATGTGGCGGCATTTCTACCGAACCCGCAGGGTGTGGACCAATCCGGTTCGCTCACAGAAGAGCAGATCGCCAACGCAACTGCCATCGTCGAGACAGGTCAGAAGCTTGGCCTGCCACCCAAAGCATGGGCGATCGCATTGATGACAGCGCTCCAAGAATCCACTCTCGGTGCTGATAAGAGTACCACCACACCCAACAGTGATGTCGATGTCGGCATTTTCCAACAGAGAGCCAAAGTAGGATGGTATGCCGACGGCTTGTCCGTAGAACAGAACACAGCAATCCTCAACGACGTACGCTACGCGGCTGCGACCTTCTACCAAGGCCACGACATGTCATTAATCGCATATGGACTCAACCCAGAGGGTGCAGCAGGTCCGCCCGGATACCACCTTCCCGGCCTGATCGACATAAAAGACTGGATGAATAGAAAAGACTTGGGGGAAATAGCACAAGCGGTACAGAAATCGGACTTCCCTCGCCACTACACCAAACACGAAGCCACCGTCGCTGCACTACTTCCCCGAATCAACACGGGAATCGGCAGCTATGAATGCGCTCCCGCCGCTGAGGGGATACCCAGCAACGGAACTGCCGGAGAACAAGTGGCCGCTTATGCTATGACCCAGATCGGTGTCCCTTACAGTTGGGGCGGTGGGGACGAAACCGGCCCAACTAAAGGTTTCTGCTGCTCCCCGGGAGGAAAGGACGGCTCCGCAATCGTCGGTTTCGACTGCTCAGGCCTCGTTTTGTGGGCTTGGTCTAAACTCGGAGTGAAACTTCCTCACGAGTCAAGTGCACAGCAGCGAATGACCGCTCCCGTAGCCAAGGAAAACATCCAAGCTGGAGACCTGCTGTTCTTCCCCGGACACGTAGGCATAGCGGATGGCAAGGGCGGCATGATTGAAGCACCACGCCCAGGACTTGCCGTTCGGGTGACACCTGATGTTCTCAATGATCCCCACTACGGACCACTCTTCACGGGCGCCGGCCGTCCGTCCCTGCCGAACAAGCCGTAA
- a CDS encoding MinD/ParA family ATP-binding protein, whose product MVLSKSFSASASALSSSLRALGDMAPPAGWRRWLRLGPSKKALEAAARKAKLLATFDETLTIAVASPKGSAGKTPTARGIAAAFGAARGGGVVAVDLNELRGTLGQRSVITHDRHIGHLVEAADYLLGHRARTVEIERCMNRQPDSFEWVLTSDPTTTEPMSDEDFTKIHTVLKRFYPILVIDTGNAELASSWRSAAAVADLIVVPMKWRADHIAPASRMLEGMLARGEQVGGRVVIVGTNGVKEADPLARAKALEHFHGLPIVEIPVDPALNGQIIRWNSLSDSTKVAFETLGATLSDLAQAQGVTR is encoded by the coding sequence TTGGTTCTCAGCAAGTCGTTCAGCGCCAGCGCCTCGGCGTTGTCGAGTTCGCTGCGTGCGCTTGGGGACATGGCTCCTCCTGCGGGTTGGCGTAGATGGCTGCGTCTTGGGCCGTCGAAGAAGGCGCTGGAAGCTGCCGCGCGCAAGGCGAAGCTGCTGGCAACATTCGATGAGACTTTGACGATTGCTGTAGCTTCACCGAAAGGGTCAGCGGGGAAAACCCCGACGGCCCGTGGTATCGCGGCTGCGTTTGGTGCTGCACGTGGTGGTGGAGTGGTTGCTGTCGATCTCAACGAGTTGCGCGGCACATTGGGACAGCGGTCGGTCATTACGCATGATCGGCACATCGGCCATTTGGTCGAGGCGGCCGATTATCTGCTCGGGCACCGAGCGCGCACCGTGGAGATCGAGCGGTGCATGAACCGTCAACCAGATTCCTTCGAGTGGGTGCTCACCTCGGATCCGACCACTACAGAACCCATGTCTGATGAGGATTTCACCAAAATCCACACGGTACTTAAACGATTTTACCCGATCTTGGTTATTGACACCGGCAACGCTGAGTTGGCCAGCTCTTGGAGATCGGCCGCAGCCGTGGCGGATCTGATTGTGGTCCCGATGAAATGGCGTGCCGATCACATCGCTCCTGCCAGCAGGATGTTGGAAGGTATGCTCGCGCGTGGTGAGCAGGTCGGCGGGCGGGTTGTAATCGTTGGCACCAATGGCGTTAAGGAAGCCGATCCCTTGGCCCGCGCGAAGGCTTTAGAACATTTCCATGGCCTGCCGATCGTGGAAATTCCCGTAGATCCTGCCCTGAACGGACAGATAATCCGCTGGAATAGCCTCAGTGATTCGACCAAGGTTGCTTTCGAGACTTTGGGTGCCACACTTTCGGACCTAGCACAAGCACAAGGAGTAACACGATGA
- a CDS encoding type IV secretory system conjugative DNA transfer family protein, producing the protein MFPFGLSLTTLLLIMGGILLGVVALGVLLGVLLPSFGVPRAAAKNLDEQRTKSANWARYKDVKKDLASPSEPDPRRLPLCRLNGKSLSNRPYRSIQVIAPSGAGKTPRVVVPAVLGHFGPAVITSIKGDVLELTRAARAAQGKIWVFDPSCSLGPTARWSPLGHIRTWADALDAARWIQESSKANSGTGGIQDHAFWDAQARFLLAPLMYMTALAGNTMGDVADLVVGGQETEDFITKQLQNFPESGPRTYWARFMGLENKTKSSVLITAATVLECWTHPKIAEAVNVPVGDRNILNLDDFLAGNNTLYLVAPATAQAQFTPIYESLINAITMRVEQEYSRRGSIALNPPLLLALDEAANIAPLRRLDYLASAGAGQGIMVLSIWQDEGQQIEIYGQAKARTISANHYAKIYLSGIQDHQTLSNLSEQIGRAVMQQTSTSRYRDGTSTTTSYQELAVAPPSWIRQLALGKAIIILGHYPPILGEVTAWYEDKNMRNLIPDEVAERFDRAFGTFPKKKLKKSLTSNASPGTQVSFPSVQSSSMGNDSSPGVMPTYGNFGPRKKGVNAGLSDPANSPKLPTQQQRDESAQGWFVNDYRKNLNG; encoded by the coding sequence ATGTTTCCATTCGGGTTATCTCTAACAACCTTGCTGTTGATCATGGGAGGGATTCTTCTCGGTGTCGTGGCGCTGGGAGTTCTGCTGGGCGTTCTACTCCCTTCCTTCGGGGTTCCAAGAGCAGCCGCGAAGAACTTGGATGAGCAGCGCACCAAATCAGCGAACTGGGCTAGATATAAGGACGTGAAGAAAGATTTGGCATCCCCGTCAGAGCCTGATCCTCGTCGTCTTCCTTTGTGCCGTCTCAACGGCAAGTCTTTGAGCAATCGCCCCTATCGGTCGATACAGGTGATCGCTCCCTCCGGCGCCGGTAAGACTCCACGGGTCGTGGTACCTGCTGTGCTCGGACATTTTGGTCCGGCTGTGATCACATCCATCAAAGGTGACGTGCTGGAACTTACCCGTGCAGCCCGTGCCGCGCAAGGGAAAATATGGGTGTTCGACCCTTCCTGTTCGCTGGGACCAACCGCGAGATGGTCGCCTTTGGGTCATATCAGAACATGGGCTGATGCTCTGGATGCGGCCAGATGGATTCAAGAATCCAGCAAGGCTAACTCTGGCACCGGGGGAATTCAGGATCATGCGTTCTGGGATGCTCAGGCACGGTTCCTCCTAGCTCCTCTGATGTATATGACAGCGCTCGCAGGTAATACCATGGGAGACGTAGCCGATCTGGTTGTGGGCGGCCAAGAAACCGAGGATTTCATTACCAAACAACTACAGAATTTCCCCGAATCCGGTCCTAGAACATACTGGGCCAGATTCATGGGTCTTGAGAACAAAACTAAGTCCTCAGTGCTGATCACTGCCGCCACTGTTCTTGAATGCTGGACTCATCCCAAAATTGCTGAGGCTGTCAACGTGCCAGTCGGTGACCGAAACATTCTGAATCTGGATGACTTCCTTGCAGGAAACAACACTTTGTACTTGGTGGCACCGGCCACTGCGCAAGCGCAATTTACTCCTATATACGAATCCCTCATCAACGCTATCACTATGCGTGTTGAACAGGAGTACAGTCGCCGCGGAAGCATCGCACTCAACCCGCCCCTTCTGCTGGCCTTGGATGAAGCAGCCAACATCGCCCCTCTACGAAGGCTCGATTATTTGGCTAGCGCGGGTGCAGGTCAAGGCATCATGGTTTTGTCTATATGGCAAGACGAAGGCCAGCAAATAGAAATCTACGGTCAGGCAAAAGCCCGCACCATCAGCGCCAACCACTACGCCAAGATTTATTTGTCCGGTATTCAGGATCATCAGACCTTGAGTAACTTGTCAGAACAGATCGGTCGCGCTGTCATGCAACAAACTTCCACATCCAGATATCGAGATGGAACCTCAACCACCACCAGCTACCAAGAGCTCGCCGTAGCCCCGCCTTCTTGGATCCGCCAGCTGGCTCTCGGCAAGGCGATCATAATTCTCGGTCACTATCCTCCTATTCTTGGAGAAGTAACTGCATGGTATGAGGACAAAAACATGAGGAACCTCATCCCTGACGAGGTTGCAGAACGTTTCGACCGAGCCTTCGGTACCTTCCCTAAGAAGAAACTTAAAAAGTCCTTAACGTCGAACGCCTCTCCGGGCACCCAGGTTTCATTTCCTTCGGTCCAATCTTCTTCGATGGGAAATGATTCTTCACCGGGAGTCATGCCGACATACGGCAATTTCGGGCCGAGGAAGAAAGGGGTCAATGCCGGGCTGTCGGACCCTGCGAACTCTCCGAAGTTGCCGACGCAGCAACAGCGAGATGAATCAGCTCAGGGCTGGTTTGTGAATGACTACCGAAAAAATCTGAACGGATAA
- a CDS encoding polymorphic toxin type 15 domain-containing protein — MTDPHTQTQIPGQEPVRAVAAPKTTATSVIYGTGPGLVATDGFHPTPTDDGRQVLVWLTPTPQERQSIAAARWGEPLPGAQTNHTTPPPVLPHDETEPVRVVYHTGRSGTEASQHPAEFARQLSRQYEALSYLTVDEYLKGRNLYNTQKRAPNSSAIETDRDNLQDAIVDRLVDEYRFDPNEAEEKAVEAVQALAALHEPDQSLRGTHQLATGEIVWGNSSVNSSIGGQHKAGLTRLDEKAREAQKAGKGHHYLNVRVVLCDSPRLASRIRRGKTKIVFDPEEHKKQVSHHTRADLDTLAEEIRNKYPHLSHDPPQPTTTPTQPDNTDRISQVKNILAAAFPEPATPTKPHATLTRSHSQPTRNRARNHPQNQIER; from the coding sequence ATGACCGACCCCCACACACAGACACAGATTCCGGGGCAGGAGCCGGTGCGGGCTGTCGCAGCCCCAAAAACGACAGCAACATCCGTGATATACGGAACCGGCCCGGGCTTGGTGGCCACCGATGGTTTCCATCCCACCCCCACCGATGACGGGCGCCAGGTCTTGGTGTGGCTCACCCCCACCCCACAAGAACGGCAATCGATCGCAGCAGCTCGCTGGGGTGAGCCCCTCCCCGGTGCACAAACCAACCACACCACCCCACCGCCTGTGCTGCCGCACGACGAAACGGAACCGGTGCGGGTGGTGTATCACACCGGTCGTTCCGGAACCGAAGCCTCGCAACACCCCGCGGAGTTCGCCCGTCAACTCAGCCGTCAATACGAAGCCCTGTCCTACCTCACAGTGGACGAATACCTCAAAGGACGCAACCTCTACAACACCCAAAAACGCGCACCAAACTCATCAGCAATCGAAACAGACCGAGACAACCTTCAAGATGCAATCGTTGACAGGCTTGTGGATGAGTACAGGTTTGACCCGAACGAGGCTGAGGAGAAGGCTGTTGAGGCGGTGCAGGCCTTGGCGGCATTGCATGAACCCGATCAGTCCCTCCGAGGCACCCACCAACTCGCCACCGGCGAAATCGTCTGGGGCAACTCGTCGGTCAACTCCTCCATCGGCGGCCAACACAAAGCAGGACTCACCCGCCTCGACGAAAAAGCCCGCGAGGCCCAGAAAGCCGGGAAGGGACATCATTACTTGAACGTGCGAGTGGTTCTCTGTGACAGTCCCCGGCTCGCTTCCCGCATCAGACGCGGGAAAACAAAAATCGTTTTCGACCCGGAAGAACACAAGAAACAGGTTTCCCACCACACCCGGGCGGACCTAGACACCCTTGCAGAGGAAATACGAAACAAATATCCCCACCTCTCGCACGATCCTCCACAACCCACCACCACGCCAACACAACCAGACAACACCGACAGAATCAGCCAGGTCAAGAACATACTGGCGGCGGCATTCCCCGAACCAGCCACACCAACAAAACCCCACGCCACGCTGACCAGATCCCATAGCCAGCCAACCAGAAACCGTGCCCGAAACCATCCACAAAACCAAATAGAACGATAA
- a CDS encoding GAD-like domain-containing protein — translation MEAYFGYRGGPLGVGEAASPEVLEHFEGIFPASILQIWRTVGFDGIANGRHWITNPLEWAPAVESWLEGLELPFPDQQWWCITRTPMGSMRLWGEISGPALKIISVFGFLYPDSASHRNMLDPVMRERMGCSRLLSVTKDSARDDVSRRRLADEGFKKFGSLGPGEVFALVPAYCLAGRLDASLLAKEPAVAHVAFLGQSTQPEMRPDLMASFGDALVEQIVTQDNQPPTEPGQ, via the coding sequence ATGGAGGCGTATTTCGGGTATCGGGGTGGCCCACTGGGAGTGGGGGAAGCAGCCTCCCCGGAGGTGCTGGAACACTTCGAAGGAATATTCCCGGCCTCGATCCTCCAGATCTGGCGTACCGTCGGCTTCGACGGCATCGCCAACGGCAGGCATTGGATCACAAACCCCCTGGAGTGGGCACCAGCGGTGGAGTCGTGGTTGGAGGGTCTGGAGTTGCCGTTCCCGGATCAGCAATGGTGGTGCATCACCCGTACCCCCATGGGCAGCATGCGCTTGTGGGGAGAGATCTCCGGACCCGCACTGAAGATCATCTCAGTGTTCGGGTTTTTGTATCCGGATTCCGCTTCTCATCGGAACATGCTGGATCCGGTAATGCGGGAACGAATGGGCTGCAGTCGCCTACTGTCCGTGACGAAGGACAGTGCCCGGGATGATGTCTCAAGACGACGGTTGGCTGATGAGGGATTCAAGAAGTTCGGGTCTCTCGGCCCAGGCGAAGTGTTCGCCCTGGTACCGGCCTACTGCCTGGCGGGCCGCCTGGACGCGTCACTTCTCGCCAAGGAACCTGCGGTAGCGCATGTGGCGTTTCTGGGGCAAAGCACTCAGCCGGAGATGCGACCCGATTTGATGGCTTCCTTTGGTGATGCACTTGTCGAACAAATCGTCACCCAGGACAACCAGCCTCCCACCGAGCCTGGGCAGTGA